The sequence GGCTGTACAACAAAGAAATTTTTAACGCGGTGGGCATATCCGAAGCGCCGAAGACGTTCAACGAGCTGATCGAGGCGTTCGAGAAAATCAAGGCGGCGGGCTATACGCCGCTCGCGCTCGCCGGCAACTCCAATTCGATGTGGAGCGGCGAAGCCGGCTGGCTCGTGCGCATCTATGCGGATCAGTACATGCGGGATTCGATCAACATCGTTCGCTCGCAGCCGGACGATTACACGTATCTGCCGGAAGTGGACGACAGCTGGACGTTCGATCCGAACGATCCGTATAACGATTCCAACAGCAAGGTCACGAAGAACGATCTTCGCGTATGGAAGGCGATTCAGGACAAGGAAGGTCCGTTCATGGTAACGGGCAATCCGAAGTGGTCGGCGTTCATGGAAAACTTAAAGACGCTGTTCCAGTATACGCCGGACGGATTTTTCGGCGTCAACGCCGAGCAGGCCTACAGCTTGTTCCTGACCGGCAAGGCGGCGACGATGATGAGCACGCCGGGTTCGTTCTGGCAGCTGCCGAAGGACTTCGCGAGCGAGGAGAAGACCGGCGCGCAAGGCGGCGTGAAGCCGTTCGAGTACGGATTCTTCAACATGCCGTCCATGGAAGGCCCCGAAGTCATGGCGCCTGCGCGGACGATCCACATTCCGATCGGCTTCTACAGCTTCGTCGCGAAGGACGCGAAGCAGACGGAGCTGGACATGGATTTCATGATGTACCTGACGAGCCCGGAAGGGTATAAGGTGTACTTGACCGCGATCCAAAACAGCGACGACGCGGCGCTCTCGGGCTCCCCGGCGCTGAAGGACATCGTGCTGCCGGACGAAATGGCGGCGGCGTTCGCCAACTTCGAGCCGATCGGCAACACGGAAGGCTTCCCGAGCGCGTCTAACTCCTTGGCGCGCGGCGTATGGGATCACCAGCCGTCGGTGCAGGACTGGGTCGGTCTCGTACAGCGATATTTCGGCGGCCAAGTGACGACCGAGCAATACTTGAACGAATACCAAGGCATCGTCGACAAATATTTGGAGCCGGCGCTGAAGGAGAAGAAGCTCGAGCGGAGCGATCTGGAGCATCCGGAACGCAGGCCGCCGGAGCGCAGCTAGAACCGAAGTACAGACGGAGACGAACCGTGCGCGCCGGTAGGGCCGCGCGGCTAGTCTCCTAGAGAACTCGCGGAGGAGGAGTAGAGATGTCGGTACGATCGGTACGCGGCAAAATCGCAGCGCTGGCGGGCTGCCTCGCGATCTGCGCTTCGTTCTTATTTACGGGAGCGGCGCACGGGAACGGAGGATGGTCGCTGGCGGAACCGGAAAATATTACATCTTTGTCGTTATCCGAGGACGGCACGAGAATCGCGGTCGGCAGCTATGGCGCGAAAGCGTATTCCTTCCAAGCCGACGGCGCAGAGCAGTTCGCGTTCGAGACGCGCAACGTCGTGACCGGCGTGGCGCTCTTGACGGACGGCAGCCTGCTCGTCTCGTCCGACGACCGGCGTCTCTACAAACTCGACGCAGAGGGCAACCCGATTTGGGAGCTGGACGTGAAGCGGCAAGTGAAGAGCGTCGCCGCATCGAAGGACGGCGCGGTCGCCGTCTATATCGCGCAGGGGCGGTCGACGGTGACGTTCTTCGACGTCGCCTCGGGCGAGACGGTTCATGAGGCGGACGTCGGCATTACGCCGTCGCATGTGCAGGTGTCGCCGGACGGGCGGTTCGTGGCGGTCGGCGCGCCGGACCAATACGCGTATGTGTTGGACGCGGAAGGTACGTTATTGCGCAAGGTCGGGGTTTCCGGAACGATCGAAGCGATCGGCGTCTCGAACGACGGCGCCGTCGTCGTCGGCACGTCCCGCAACGAAGCCGTCGCCTTCGACGCGGAGGGGAACCAGACGACGGTCTATCCCGTGAAGGACGTCGTCACGGACGTGGACGTGTCGGCGGACGGCGGGTACGTCGCGGCTTCGGATTTCCTGGGCAACTTCTATGTCTTCGCGGCCGACGGGAAACCGCTCTGGACGGCGCGCGTCGACGGCGCGGGCCGGCAGGTGAAGTTCAATTCGGACGCGACGATGCTGTACGCGGGGACGGGCAACGGCGCGTTGTTCGCCTACGACGTCGGGGAGATCGTCGCCTCGGCGAAGAGCGGCGCGACGATCCGGTTGTTCTCGTGGATCGCGGCCGCCGCGGCCGGCGTCGCAATGGCCGCCTTCGGGCTGCTGTGGTTGAAGCGGCGGCGGAAGCTCGGCGTCTTCATCGAGATGTGGCGGTCCAAGTATATCTATCTCGCGCTCGCCCCGAGCTTCGCGCTTGTGTTCGCCTTTTTGTATTACCCGGCGTTTTCCGGATTGTTCCACTCCTTGTACGATTGGAATCCGGGCGGACGGACGGTATTCGTCGGTCTGGACAACTTCGAGCGCATGGCGAACGACCCGTACGTGACGAAGGGGATCGGCAACCTGGCGCTCTTGATCGTCACGGGCATCGTCAAGTCGCTGCTGCCTCCCTTGATCGCGGCGGAGCTCATCTACCATCTGCGGAGCAAGAAAGCTCAATACTGGTACCGCACCGCATTCGTCGCTTCCATGGTCATTCCGGCGGTCGCCGGGTTGCTCATCTGGCAAAACCTGTACGACCCGAACGTCGGTCTCATCAACAATGTGTTGGAAGCGATCGGACTGCCGGGCCACGCTTGGCTGGGCGACCCGAACACGGCGCTCTGGGCCGTCATCTTCATCGGCTTCCCGTTCATCGGCATCCTGCAGCTGCTCGTGTTTTACGCGGGATTGCTGGCGATTCCGGAGGAGCTCGTCGAGTCCGCGAAGATCGACGGCGCCAGCCTCTGGCGCATTATTCGTTCGATTCACCTGCCGCTCTTGTCCGGGCAATTCAAGCTGCTGATCATTCTGGCGCTCATCGGCATCATTCAAGATTTCGGCGGCATCTTGATCGTCACCGGCGGCGGACCGATGGATTCGACGTACGTTCCGGCGCTCCAGATGTATTACGCCGCGACGATCTTCAACGATCTCGGGTATGCGTCCGCGCTCGGCGTCGCCATGTTCGCCGTCATTCTGGCGATCACGATCGTTAATATGAAGCTGATCAAAACCGCGAACGATTAAAGGAGGAGACCGCGCATGCATTCCGTGAAAACCGCCAAGTTGTCGACGACCGTTCAGCGGAGCCGGTCTTCCGATCGGTCCGCGGCGCAGATCGCATCCTATTCGATCTTGTCGTTATTAGTATTCTTAACGCTCGTTCCGATTTTCTTCATGCTGTTCAGCTCGCTGAAGAGCAACGCGCAAATCTTGGGCAACTTCTGGGCGCTGCCCGCGCCGCCGCAATGGGGCAATTACGGCGAAGCGTTCGGGGCGATCTGGCGTTACGTCGTCAATACGGTCGTTTATGCGGTCGCAGGCAGTACGCTCGTCTGTTTGCTCTCCTCCGTGTCGGGGTACATCTTCGCCAAGAAGACGTTCCCCGGCAAGGAGACGTTGTTCATGATGATGCTCGCCATGATGATGATTCCCGGCGTGCTCACGTTAATCCCGTCCTATGTGCTGTATAACAGCCTCGGCTTGACGAACACGCCGTGGGTCATTATCGTCGCGGCCGCCGCGGGCGGGCAAATTTTCGGAACGTTCTTATGCCGAAGCTTTATGTCCGGTGTGCCGAACGAGCTGTTCGAAGCGGCGAGAATCGACGGGGCGCATGAAATCACCGTGTTTACGAGAATCGTCCTGCCGTTGTCGGTGCCGATCCTGGCCACGTTGTTCATCATGCAGTCGGTCGGCGTCTATAACGACTACATCTGGCCGCTGCTTACGATTCGAGACAGCAGCATCCAGGTGATCGGCGTCGGGCTGACCGTGTTCGAAAATCAATTCGGCATTACGAATATGGGGGTGCAGTTCGCGGCTTATGCGTTGTCGTCGGTGCCGCTGGTGCTCATTTTCGCCTTCGGCATGAAATATTACATCCAAGGGATGACCCAAGGCGCTTTGAAAATGTAGATGAACCCAAGGGAGGATTCGTAATTTATGAACCGAACCGCAAAATGGACGGCCGGGTGTATCGCCTGGCTGTTGATTTGCCATGCCTTCTTAGCGTCCTTCGCCGTCGCGGCGCCCTACGATCCAGGGCTTACGCCCTCTCCGAACGTGTCGAACGGCACGGCGGTGTATCCCGCGAAAATCATTAACGACTTCAATACGGCCGCCGACGTGGCGACCTGGTCCGCCGGCGAAAATACGAGGAGCGTAAACTTCGTTACGGGCATCTTGAACGGTCCCGGCAGCGTATACGAAGGGACCGGCGCGCTCGAGCAGCAGCCGGAGCGAGTGAAGGTGTACGCGTGGCGCACGATTTACCGCGACTTCGCGACGCCGCTCGACCTGTCCGACTCCCGTTACTTGGCGTTCGCCGCCAACAGCTGGGGCTGGCAGCCGGTAGAATATGTGCTGCGTATCCGTCTGCACGGCGCGGACGGCGTGAACGAGTCGATCGCTCATATTCGGCCGGACAGCTGGAGAACCGTATTCGTGGACGTCTCGAATTGGTCGGGCCGCGGGGCGATCTCCAAGATGGAAATTTCGTTCATGCAAAACTTCGATCTCGAAGGGGTGCCGCCGGGAGCGCCCGGATACGATTATTGGGACGGCCGGTTCCAGATCGATCATATTTCGGCGACGAACGTGCTCGATATGCGATTCTCGAAGGCGGGCGATCCCGAAGGGTTCACGGCGGCGGAAGGCGCCGTGACGGTCGACGCGGGGGCGCTGCAATGGACGGTCGCCGGGGCGGGCGATGCGTTGACGTCGGGGTCGTTCGCGCTGTCGATCGCGGAGCGCAACGCGATCGCGTTGACGCTCGCGAACGGAACGCCCGCATCGCAGTTGAAGGTATCGTGGACGACCGCGGAGGATCCGGTCTGGGACGAGGAGAAGTCGAAGACGTTCGAGGTGGATCCGTCGTCCGGGATGAAGGCGTACGACTTCAATATGTCCGATAAGCTGAACTGGGGCGGCACGCTTCAGGCGTTCCGCATCCAACCGGTGCTGGAGGAAGGAGAAGGGGGCGTCATTCGATTGGACGAAGCGGAGTTCAAGATTTTGCCGCCGCTGCCGCCGGAGACGATCGGCGAGCTGGCGCAGCCGGTCATCGGCGGCGACGGCAGCGTCGTCGTCGCGGGAACGATCACGTCCGCTTCGGTCGAGATCGATCCGCAAGCTCGATTAGCGCTCTACGAGCTGCCTACCTATTCCGATCCGTTCGATCCGGCGACGGAGCGCGTCAAGCTCGGCGAACAGCCGGCGGCGGCGAGTTTCTCGTTCGCGTTCCCGCTGCAGGACGGAAGCCGCAGCCGCTTATACTCCAAGTTCGCCGTCGCGCTGGAGACGGACGACGCGACGCTCTGGGTCGATGCGCCGCAATACATCGCGAACCCGCAGTCGCTCGCCGCGAATACGTATCCGTTCCCGGAGGCGAAGAGCAAGAAGGGGCTGCAGGTGCAGTATACGGACGACGCCGAGGAGCTCGGCATCAGCCACGCCGCCTTGAACGTCGCTTACGATCAGATGCTGTACTTAACCGACAGTCAACCGGCCAATACGATTCCGTATGAATTCCAAGGCAAGACGTATTACTTCAAGAAGAACGTCGTCGAGAATCTCGATCTGCAAATCAAGAGCCTGTCCGATAACGACAATATCGTCTCGCTCATCCTGATCATGTACCGGAATCTCGATCCGAATACGCCGAACCATATTCTGATCCATCCGGATTCGGAGCCGGGCGGCACCGTCTACGCCGTGAACACGAAGACGGCGGAGGGCGTCGGGTATTACGGCGCGATCACGAGCTTCTTGGCGGAGCGTTATACGCGCGCGGACGAAGCGTACGGACGCGCGGTGAACTATATCGTCGGCAACGAGATCGGCCAAAACAAAGTTTGGAACAACATGGGGCCGAAGCTCATTCACGAATACGTGGAGGACTACGCGCGTACGCTGCGGCTGACCGATACGATCATTCGAAGCCACTACGACAAGGCGCGCGCGTACGTCTCCTTGGATCACTTCTGGGACGAAAATCTGCCTTCGGATTCGCTCTGGAAGTACGACAACAAGAACATCGTCGACTTGCTGACCGAGCACCTGAAGACGAACGGCGACATTCCGTGGAACATGGCGTTCCATCCGTATCCGGAAAACTTGTTCAACCCGAAGTTCTGGGAAGACGCCACGGCGACGTTCGATTTCAATACGCAGCGCATTACGTTCAAGAACTTGTCCGTCCTTGTGGATTACTTGCGGCAGCCGGATTATTTATACGAAGGCGAGATGCGGCGCATCATCTTGTCGGAACAGGGCTTCCACAGCCTCGACAATTCCGAGCAGGCGCAGAAAATCCAAGCGGCCGCCTATGCGTACGCTTACTACATCGTCGAATTCCTGGACGGCATCGATTCGTTCATTCTGCACCGCCACGTCGACCACGCCTTCGAAGGCGGCCTGAATTTGGGCTTATGGACGAATTTGCCGGGCGAGACGGCGACGCCCGATCAGAAGAAATTGGCGTATCACGTGTTCCGCGATATCGATACGGCGAAG is a genomic window of Paenibacillus antri containing:
- a CDS encoding ABC transporter substrate-binding protein, translated to MRLKKSISLLLTLMLSGSLLAACTNSGGDAAEEPPAEQPAQETEPKPATETPAPEAEASELEGTIRISLPNASAGVWNAVAQGYMAKHPKVNVIVDNKPLEGYREWLTAQFAAGTPDVDFVVSNEVASLHESQKFVDMYPFFEKDNPYTGKKWKESLDLDAMGINYSGIGADDHLYMLNFESVQIVWLYNKEIFNAVGISEAPKTFNELIEAFEKIKAAGYTPLALAGNSNSMWSGEAGWLVRIYADQYMRDSINIVRSQPDDYTYLPEVDDSWTFDPNDPYNDSNSKVTKNDLRVWKAIQDKEGPFMVTGNPKWSAFMENLKTLFQYTPDGFFGVNAEQAYSLFLTGKAATMMSTPGSFWQLPKDFASEEKTGAQGGVKPFEYGFFNMPSMEGPEVMAPARTIHIPIGFYSFVAKDAKQTELDMDFMMYLTSPEGYKVYLTAIQNSDDAALSGSPALKDIVLPDEMAAAFANFEPIGNTEGFPSASNSLARGVWDHQPSVQDWVGLVQRYFGGQVTTEQYLNEYQGIVDKYLEPALKEKKLERSDLEHPERRPPERS
- a CDS encoding ABC transporter permease subunit, whose protein sequence is MSVRSVRGKIAALAGCLAICASFLFTGAAHGNGGWSLAEPENITSLSLSEDGTRIAVGSYGAKAYSFQADGAEQFAFETRNVVTGVALLTDGSLLVSSDDRRLYKLDAEGNPIWELDVKRQVKSVAASKDGAVAVYIAQGRSTVTFFDVASGETVHEADVGITPSHVQVSPDGRFVAVGAPDQYAYVLDAEGTLLRKVGVSGTIEAIGVSNDGAVVVGTSRNEAVAFDAEGNQTTVYPVKDVVTDVDVSADGGYVAASDFLGNFYVFAADGKPLWTARVDGAGRQVKFNSDATMLYAGTGNGALFAYDVGEIVASAKSGATIRLFSWIAAAAAGVAMAAFGLLWLKRRRKLGVFIEMWRSKYIYLALAPSFALVFAFLYYPAFSGLFHSLYDWNPGGRTVFVGLDNFERMANDPYVTKGIGNLALLIVTGIVKSLLPPLIAAELIYHLRSKKAQYWYRTAFVASMVIPAVAGLLIWQNLYDPNVGLINNVLEAIGLPGHAWLGDPNTALWAVIFIGFPFIGILQLLVFYAGLLAIPEELVESAKIDGASLWRIIRSIHLPLLSGQFKLLIILALIGIIQDFGGILIVTGGGPMDSTYVPALQMYYAATIFNDLGYASALGVAMFAVILAITIVNMKLIKTAND
- a CDS encoding carbohydrate ABC transporter permease, with the translated sequence MHSVKTAKLSTTVQRSRSSDRSAAQIASYSILSLLVFLTLVPIFFMLFSSLKSNAQILGNFWALPAPPQWGNYGEAFGAIWRYVVNTVVYAVAGSTLVCLLSSVSGYIFAKKTFPGKETLFMMMLAMMMIPGVLTLIPSYVLYNSLGLTNTPWVIIVAAAAGGQIFGTFLCRSFMSGVPNELFEAARIDGAHEITVFTRIVLPLSVPILATLFIMQSVGVYNDYIWPLLTIRDSSIQVIGVGLTVFENQFGITNMGVQFAAYALSSVPLVLIFAFGMKYYIQGMTQGALKM
- a CDS encoding DUF5722 domain-containing protein; translation: MNRTAKWTAGCIAWLLICHAFLASFAVAAPYDPGLTPSPNVSNGTAVYPAKIINDFNTAADVATWSAGENTRSVNFVTGILNGPGSVYEGTGALEQQPERVKVYAWRTIYRDFATPLDLSDSRYLAFAANSWGWQPVEYVLRIRLHGADGVNESIAHIRPDSWRTVFVDVSNWSGRGAISKMEISFMQNFDLEGVPPGAPGYDYWDGRFQIDHISATNVLDMRFSKAGDPEGFTAAEGAVTVDAGALQWTVAGAGDALTSGSFALSIAERNAIALTLANGTPASQLKVSWTTAEDPVWDEEKSKTFEVDPSSGMKAYDFNMSDKLNWGGTLQAFRIQPVLEEGEGGVIRLDEAEFKILPPLPPETIGELAQPVIGGDGSVVVAGTITSASVEIDPQARLALYELPTYSDPFDPATERVKLGEQPAAASFSFAFPLQDGSRSRLYSKFAVALETDDATLWVDAPQYIANPQSLAANTYPFPEAKSKKGLQVQYTDDAEELGISHAALNVAYDQMLYLTDSQPANTIPYEFQGKTYYFKKNVVENLDLQIKSLSDNDNIVSLILIMYRNLDPNTPNHILIHPDSEPGGTVYAVNTKTAEGVGYYGAITSFLAERYTRADEAYGRAVNYIVGNEIGQNKVWNNMGPKLIHEYVEDYARTLRLTDTIIRSHYDKARAYVSLDHFWDENLPSDSLWKYDNKNIVDLLTEHLKTNGDIPWNMAFHPYPENLFNPKFWEDATATFDFNTQRITFKNLSVLVDYLRQPDYLYEGEMRRIILSEQGFHSLDNSEQAQKIQAAAYAYAYYIVEFLDGIDSFILHRHVDHAFEGGLNLGLWTNLPGETATPDQKKLAYHVFRDIDTAKSLEATSFALDVIGIDSWEAAIPGFDPAKLNDRVAPAYAPAGLNGPSQGFDPKAVRISTFENGTDGWTFADNSNGVSSVSGDAYEGTSALRVTFSALSKMWRGADLKLASPVDLSNTPVLKLALKVPGPLPDRTHYAKVKVYSGSTSAEAIVALPNPGEWQSIAADFRDFQGIGAVDRIKVWMSSPATTNWNGSFLIDDVSFERKGETRESVANLDISARLLADPLGVGSNIEVTVTNYDDKKLSGEIAVTSEHATFSLSALDANHVLPGESKTFLLSVVDFAPPPAGGNVTMTFTYRETAITKTIGAVKPNGEDQVPSNVELLYNFETGLQGWEAVDNLAGLRTVETFPNGPTKPILGSYALNARSAVAAATAWKTAKVAPETAIDMSEAHTFFYHIDSYGGVPNATYETRVVLTGADGTTLQSAQAMQADRWNRIAVDVSGWAGRSEVTSIEIGFRAVGNDLAWNPEIQYDYIGFEK